A window from Setaria italica strain Yugu1 chromosome VIII, Setaria_italica_v2.0, whole genome shotgun sequence encodes these proteins:
- the LOC101774026 gene encoding phosphoglycerate mutase-like protein 4: protein MSPASQDGENFAEVVVVRHEETSWNASRIIQLVFDQSLRERHMGDLHGLKFDDAVSTKPEAYKAFSSDDRNQEIPVGGESLDQLSKRCVSYLNMIADKHKGKQ, encoded by the exons ATGTCACCTGCATCGCAGGACGGCGAGAACTtcgcggaggtggtggtggtgcggcatGAAGAGACGTCGTGGAACGCCTCCCGCATCATTCAG CTGGTGTTTGATCAGTCACTGAGAGAAAGGCACATGGGAGATCTCCACGGTTTGAAGTTTGATGATGCCGTCAGTACCAAGCCTGAAGCTTACAAGGCTTTCTCATCAGATGACAGAAACCAAGAAATTCCT GTTGGTGGGGAGAGTCTTGATCAACTTTCCAAGCGCTGTGTTTCCTACTTGAACATGATAGCTGACAAGCACAAGGGTAAGCAATGA
- the LOC101755772 gene encoding phosphoglycerate mutase-like protein 4 — protein MAPASPHGEHFAEVVLVRHGQTDWNVSRIIQGRIDQELNETGRQQAAKVARRLSEEAKPAAVYSSDLKRASETAQTIAEHCCVSDSDLVIDRALTERHMGLFQGWTIDDAKRSEAYKAFACGGRDQEIPGGGESLDQLSERCVSRLNEIAKKHKGERVVVVSHEAVIEEICRHADPTISVGKKIPNTSISVVHISGSDGRWILEKFGDAGHLTGDGFPHSAFGDGWMRLEGYNPAIQRPQCRLPRRFEVLQFVPRPPSLPSRRGRRPPPPLRVFTLHFLGRVV, from the exons ATGGCACCTGCATCGCCGCATGGCGAGCACTTCGCGGAGGTGGTGTTGGTGCGCCATGGACAGACGGATTGGAACGTCTCCCGCATCATTCAG GGACGGATCGATCAGGAGCTGAACGAAACTGGTAGGCAGCAAGCTGCCAAG GTTGCCCGTCGTCTGTCGGAAGAAGCCAAGCCAGCTGCCGTCTACTCCTCTGACTTGAAGCGTGCTTCCGAGACTGCGCAAACGATCGCAGAGCATTGCTGCGTATCTGATTCTGAT CTGGTGATTGATCGGGCACTGACGGAAAGGCACATGGGATTGTTCCAAGGTTGGACCATTGACGATGCCAAGAGATCTGAAGCTTACAAGGCTTTCGCATGCGGTGGCAGAGACCAAGAAATACCT GGTGGCGGGGAGAGTCTTGATCAACTTTCTGAGCGTTGTGTTTCCCGCTTGAACGAAATCGCCAAGAAGCACAAGG GTGAGCGGGTGGTCGTCGTCTCCCATGAGGCAGTCATAGAGGAAATCTGCAGGCACGCCGATCCAACGATCTCGGTTGGCAAGAAAATTCCTAACACCTCAATCAGCGTTGTCCATATCTCCGGTTCCGATGGCCGTTGGATCCTGGAGAAGTTCGGGGACGCCGGACACCTCACCGGAGATGGCTTCCCGCATAGTGCATTTGGTGATGGTTGGATGCGGCTTGAGGGCTACAACCCCGCCATTCAACGGCCACAATGCCGCTTGCCGCGGCGTTTTGAGGTTCTTCAATTCGTGCCGCGTCCACCGTCTCTGCCCtcacgccgcggccgccgaccgcctccgcctctccgTGTTTTTACATTGCATTTTCTTGGGCGTGTGGTCTAG